A stretch of Gambusia affinis linkage group LG10, SWU_Gaff_1.0, whole genome shotgun sequence DNA encodes these proteins:
- the nr2f6b gene encoding nuclear receptor subfamily 2 group F member 6b, producing the protein MAMVSGGWGNPNGDTNGLGDKAYLRREEDNDSPQAGSSDVDVGDEDKTCVVDCVVCGDKSSGKHYGVFTCEGCKSFFKRSIRRNLNYSCRSNRECQIDQHHRNQCQYCRLKKCFRVGMRKEAVQRGRIPPSHSGISPNSLSGGPGGPGHIGADYFNGQPVSELISQLLRAEPYSTSRYGAPYTQAQIQASASGASVMGIDSICELAARLLFSTIEWARNIPYFPELPVSEQVALLRLSWSELFILNAAQSALPLHMAPLLAAAGFHSSPMSAERVVSFMDQVRVFQDQVDKLNRLQVDSAEYSCLKAIALFSPDACGLSDPAHVESLQEKAQVALTEYERLTYPSQPQRFGRLLLRLPALRAVPANLISQLFFMRLVGKTPIETLIRDMQLSGSSISWPYAAGQ; encoded by the exons ATGGCCATGGTGAGCGGGGGATGGGGCAACCCCAACGGGGACACCAACGGGCTGGGAGACAAGGCGTACCTGAGGAGGGAGGAGGACAACGACTCGCCGCAGGCCGGCAGCAGCGACGTGGACGTGGGCGACGAGGACAAGACCTGCGTGGTGGACTGCGTGGTGTGCGGGGACAAGTCCAGCGGGAAGCACTACGGCGTGTTCACCTGCGAGGGCTGCAAGAGCTTCTTCAAGAGGAGCATCAGGAGGAACCTGAACTACTCCTGCAG ATCGAACAGAGAATGCCAAATTGACCAGCATCACCGTAACCAGTGCCAATACTGCCGTTTGAAGAAGTGTTTTCGCGTCGGGATGCGGAAAGAAG CTGTCCAACGGGGTCGAATCCCTCCGTCTCACTCAGGTATCAGTCCGAACTCCCTGTCTGGAGGACCTGGGGGTCCGGGTCACATCGGGGCGGATTATTTCAACGGCCAGCCGGTGTCGGAGCTCATCTCCCAGCTGCTTCGGGCCGAGCCGTACAGCACCAGCCGCTACGGCGCCCCCTACACTCAGGCACAGATACAGGCGTCGGCGAGCGGCGCGTCCGTCATGGGCATCGACAGCATCTGTGAGCTGGCCGCCCGCCTCCTTTTCAGCACCATCGAGTGGGCCAGAAACATCCCATACTTTCCAGAACTCCCCGTCTCAGAGCAG GTGGCGCTGCTGAGGCTGAGCTGGAGCGAGCTGTTCATCCTGAACGCGGCGCAGTCCGCCCTGCCGCTGCACATGGCGCCCCTGCTGGCCGCCGCCGGTTTCCACTCATCCCCCATGTCCGCGGAGCGCGTGGTGTCCTTCATGGACCAGGTCAGGGTGTTCCAGGACCAGGTGGACAAGCTGAACCGGCTGCAGGTGGACTCCGCCGAGTACAGCTGCCTCAAAGCCATCGCCCTCTTCTCCCCCG ATGCGTGCGGCCTGTCCGACCCGGCCCATGTGGAGTCGCTGCAGGAGAAGGCGCAGGTCGCCCTGACCGAGTACGAGCGGCTGACGTACCCCAGCCAGCCTCAGCGCTTCGGACGCTTGCTGCTGCGCCTGCCGGCTCTGCGCGCCGTGCCGGCGAACCTCATCTCTCAGCTCTTCTTCATGAGGCTGGTGGGCAAGACGCCCATCGAGACGCTGATCCGAGACATGCAGCTGTCAGGGAGCTCCATCAGCTGGCCGTACGCGGCGGGACAGTGA